A window of Mucilaginibacter sp. PAMC 26640 contains these coding sequences:
- a CDS encoding aspartate aminotransferase has product MAKMGRELAAKGVDVISLSFGEPDFHTPEHIKEAAKTAMDKNFTYYTPVAGYPDLRKAVVAKLKNENNLDYTDTQIVVSTGAKQALANAILCLVNPGEEVIIPTPYWVSYSEIVKLAEGVSVFIDTTVEQNFKITPEQLEAAITPKTKLFMFSSPCNPTGSVYSKDELEGLAKVFAKYPEIYILSDEIYEHINFIGGHESIAQFDYIKDRVVIVNGWSKAFAMTGWRIGYTASNSEIAAACDKLQGQITSGTCSITQKAGVAAYTGGLETVFAMRDQFLKRRDIVYNLLKEIDGLEVNLPEGAFYFFPNVTSFFGKSFNGKVINDSDELSIFLLEEAHVATVGGDSFGDKKSIRISYAAAEDKLIEAVRRIKEALGKLV; this is encoded by the coding sequence ATGGCAAAAATGGGTCGCGAATTGGCGGCTAAAGGGGTTGACGTGATCAGCTTAAGCTTCGGCGAACCTGATTTTCATACCCCTGAGCATATTAAGGAGGCTGCTAAAACAGCAATGGATAAAAATTTTACCTACTACACCCCTGTTGCCGGTTACCCCGATCTGCGCAAGGCAGTAGTTGCCAAGTTAAAGAACGAAAACAACCTCGATTATACCGACACCCAGATAGTAGTATCAACCGGTGCCAAACAAGCATTAGCAAATGCTATTTTATGTTTGGTTAACCCCGGTGAAGAAGTGATCATTCCAACACCTTACTGGGTATCCTACTCGGAAATTGTAAAACTTGCAGAAGGTGTGAGCGTTTTTATCGATACTACCGTAGAACAGAACTTTAAAATTACCCCCGAGCAACTGGAAGCGGCAATCACGCCAAAAACCAAGTTGTTTATGTTTTCGTCACCTTGTAACCCTACTGGCAGCGTATACAGCAAAGATGAGCTGGAAGGCCTGGCAAAAGTATTTGCCAAATACCCGGAGATCTATATCCTGAGCGACGAGATCTATGAGCATATCAACTTTATCGGCGGGCATGAGTCTATTGCGCAGTTTGACTATATTAAAGACCGCGTTGTTATTGTGAACGGATGGTCGAAAGCTTTTGCCATGACCGGCTGGAGAATTGGCTATACCGCCAGCAACAGCGAAATTGCTGCTGCCTGTGATAAATTGCAGGGACAAATTACATCAGGAACTTGCTCCATTACCCAAAAGGCGGGTGTAGCAGCCTATACCGGTGGCTTAGAGACTGTTTTTGCGATGCGTGATCAATTTTTAAAACGCCGCGATATTGTTTACAACCTGTTAAAGGAAATCGACGGACTGGAAGTAAACCTGCCAGAAGGTGCCTTTTATTTCTTCCCTAATGTTACTTCTTTCTTTGGCAAAAGCTTCAATGGAAAAGTAATTAATGATTCTGACGAATTAAGCATCTTTTTACTGGAAGAAGCACACGTAGCCACCGTAGGCGGCGATTCTTTCGGCGATAAAAAATCTATCCGAATTTCTTATGCAGCTGCAGAAGATAAACTGATTGAAGCCGTAAGACGGATAAAAGAAGCGCTGGGTAAATTAGTATAA
- a CDS encoding cation diffusion facilitator family transporter — translation MVMKFTAYFLTNSNFVLTDAAESIVNVVASSFAFYSIYLASMPRDENHPYGHGKVEYFSVFIEGALIGIAGVIILLKSVYSFFNPEVIHDLLLGAVIIGITGAINGGLGYYMIRKGKSLPSLTIEADGRHLLTDTVTSTGLVIGLLLIYFTKILWLDSALSILVGIYILYTGYKLIRRSVAGLMDETDYIVVNDVVSLLGQQRREEWIDIHNFRAQKYGNELHIDCHLTLPNYFDLNKVHDEVKLVDKLINTEAGITTELFIHTDPCLPDCCHYCNMPNCPIRSEAKSEEIEWTLEKVMRNKKHYEH, via the coding sequence ATGGTAATGAAGTTTACGGCCTACTTTTTAACTAACTCCAATTTTGTATTAACGGATGCGGCTGAAAGTATAGTAAACGTGGTAGCAAGTTCCTTTGCTTTTTACAGCATTTACCTGGCATCCATGCCCCGCGACGAGAACCACCCTTACGGCCACGGTAAAGTAGAATACTTTTCGGTATTTATAGAAGGGGCACTGATCGGCATAGCCGGGGTTATCATCCTGCTAAAATCGGTCTACAGCTTTTTCAATCCGGAAGTTATTCATGACCTGTTGTTAGGTGCTGTGATCATTGGCATTACCGGCGCCATCAACGGCGGGTTGGGCTACTATATGATCAGGAAAGGTAAATCGCTGCCCTCGCTTACTATTGAAGCCGACGGCCGCCACCTGCTCACGGATACCGTAACCAGTACCGGCCTGGTGATTGGCTTATTGCTGATCTACTTTACAAAAATCCTTTGGCTGGATAGTGCGCTATCTATCCTGGTTGGCATTTATATATTGTATACCGGGTACAAACTCATCCGCCGGTCGGTAGCCGGACTGATGGATGAAACCGATTATATTGTCGTGAATGATGTGGTTAGCTTGCTAGGCCAGCAGCGCCGCGAGGAATGGATAGATATTCACAACTTTCGCGCGCAAAAATATGGTAACGAACTGCACATCGATTGCCACCTAACGCTCCCAAATTACTTCGACCTGAACAAGGTACACGATGAGGTAAAACTGGTAGATAAATTGATCAATACCGAAGCCGGGATCACTACCGAACTTTTTATTCATACAGACCCCTGCCTGCCCGATTGCTGCCATTACTGTAACATGCCCAATTGCCCAATCCGGTCGGAAGCTAAAAGTGAAGAAATAGAATGGACGCTGGAAAAGGTAATGCGAAACAAAAAGCACTATGAGCATTAA
- a CDS encoding NUDIX hydrolase, whose product MSIKQYFNVRVYGILINADNEVLISDEQECGMRFSKFPGGGLEFGEGLPDGLKREFMEECYTEVEVTGHFYTTDFFVKSAFNDSQIISVYYMVNAVGKLNFTTKTKVFDFDGEGDILQSFRWVKLSELNAEDLTFPTDRHVANLLIKTI is encoded by the coding sequence ATGAGCATTAAGCAATATTTCAATGTACGTGTGTACGGCATCCTGATCAATGCAGATAACGAAGTGCTGATCAGTGATGAGCAAGAGTGCGGGATGCGTTTCAGTAAGTTTCCCGGAGGAGGACTTGAATTTGGTGAAGGCCTGCCAGATGGCCTGAAGCGTGAATTCATGGAAGAGTGTTATACAGAAGTGGAAGTAACCGGACATTTTTACACCACTGATTTCTTTGTGAAATCGGCCTTTAACGATTCGCAGATCATTAGCGTATATTATATGGTAAATGCTGTTGGTAAATTAAACTTTACCACAAAAACCAAAGTGTTCGATTTTGATGGAGAGGGTGATATCCTGCAATCATTCCGCTGGGTAAAGTTGTCGGAATTAAATGCTGAAGATCTCACTTTCCCAACAGACCGGCACGTTGCTAATCTTTTAATAAAAACGATATGA
- a CDS encoding adenosylmethionine--8-amino-7-oxononanoate aminotransferase BioA (catalyzes the formation of S-adenosyl-4-methylthionine-2-oxobutanoate and 7,8-diaminononanoate from S-adenosyl-L-methionine and 8-amino-7-oxononanoate) codes for MSLVERDLAVIWHPYTQMKTAQPPIPIVRGEGACLFTEDGTKFIDAVSSWWVNIHGHANPYIAKKVAEQLTKLEHVIFAGFTHEGAVELAERLLAILPSNQKKAFYSDNGSTAIEVAIKMCLQYWHNKGEQRTKILAFKNAYHGDTFGAMSVSGRSAFTAAFDSLLFEVEFIDLPDAGNIERLKAQISSLKSQVSCFIFEPLVQGSAGMVMYGAEYLDQLMAHCRKEGILLIDDEVFTGFGRTGKNFACDHVQVQPDIMCFSKGLTGGTMAFGLTTCTNEIYNAFLSDDKLKTLFHGHSYTANPVACAAALASLDLFLDPETQQNINRIAQKHSAFAEKIKGHSSIKTTRQTGTIFAMEWETGAGTSYFSGLRDKLYNYFLAKGVILRPLGNVIYILPPYCITDTELDYIYQTIEQALDEI; via the coding sequence ATGAGTTTGGTTGAACGGGATCTGGCCGTTATCTGGCATCCCTACACGCAGATGAAAACCGCCCAGCCGCCAATCCCGATTGTAAGAGGAGAGGGCGCCTGTTTGTTTACGGAGGATGGTACCAAATTTATCGATGCGGTATCGTCATGGTGGGTAAATATTCATGGTCACGCTAACCCTTACATTGCAAAAAAGGTAGCGGAGCAGCTTACCAAACTGGAGCATGTGATCTTCGCAGGATTTACGCACGAAGGTGCTGTTGAATTGGCTGAACGTTTGCTGGCAATCTTGCCATCCAACCAAAAAAAGGCATTTTATTCTGATAACGGCTCCACAGCTATTGAAGTAGCCATAAAAATGTGCCTGCAATACTGGCATAACAAAGGCGAACAGCGCACTAAGATTTTAGCATTCAAAAACGCTTACCACGGCGATACTTTCGGAGCCATGAGCGTGAGCGGCCGGAGCGCATTTACCGCTGCTTTTGATAGTTTACTATTTGAGGTGGAGTTTATCGATCTGCCGGATGCAGGCAATATCGAAAGGCTCAAGGCGCAGATATCCAGTCTCAAATCTCAGGTTTCCTGCTTTATTTTTGAACCGCTTGTGCAAGGTTCTGCAGGAATGGTCATGTACGGCGCGGAGTATCTTGATCAGTTGATGGCGCATTGCCGCAAAGAAGGTATTCTCCTGATAGATGACGAAGTGTTCACTGGCTTTGGCCGTACCGGTAAAAACTTTGCCTGTGATCATGTGCAGGTGCAACCGGATATCATGTGCTTTTCTAAGGGGTTAACCGGTGGCACTATGGCCTTTGGATTAACCACCTGTACTAATGAAATCTACAACGCATTCCTGTCTGACGATAAACTGAAAACGCTTTTCCATGGTCACTCTTACACGGCTAACCCTGTAGCCTGCGCAGCTGCACTGGCCAGTTTAGATTTGTTCCTTGACCCGGAAACCCAGCAAAATATCAATAGAATAGCACAAAAACACAGTGCCTTTGCTGAAAAAATAAAGGGCCATTCTTCCATAAAAACCACCCGCCAAACCGGGACTATTTTTGCGATGGAGTGGGAGACAGGTGCTGGTACTTCCTATTTTAGCGGCTTGCGTGATAAGCTTTATAATTATTTTCTGGCTAAGGGCGTTATCCTGAGGCCGCTGGGGAATGTAATTTACATTTTACCTCCGTATTGCATTACCGATACCGAACTCGACTATATTTACCAAACCATTGAGCAGGCGCTCGATGAGATCTGA
- a CDS encoding MerR family transcriptional regulator, with protein sequence MPYKEREISKMYYTMGEVSAMFDVNQSLIRFYEKEFDVLQPKKNKKGNRYFTPEDLENFKIIFNLIRDKGYTLQGAKDYLKTNMGDSRDNQRVIDSLENLKKFLLEVRGEL encoded by the coding sequence ATGCCTTACAAAGAACGCGAGATCAGTAAAATGTACTATACAATGGGCGAGGTATCGGCCATGTTTGATGTGAATCAGTCGCTCATCCGCTTCTATGAAAAGGAATTTGATGTTCTGCAGCCGAAGAAAAACAAAAAGGGCAACCGTTACTTCACCCCCGAAGATCTCGAAAATTTTAAGATCATCTTTAACCTCATCCGCGATAAGGGGTACACGCTGCAAGGCGCTAAAGACTACCTGAAAACCAACATGGGCGACAGCCGCGATAATCAGCGCGTGATAGATTCGCTTGAAAACCTAAAAAAATTCTTGCTGGAAGTGCGCGGAGAGTTGTAA
- a CDS encoding alanine--tRNA ligase, whose amino-acid sequence MTATQIRQAFLDFFVSKGHVIVPSAPIVIKNDPTLMFTNAGMNQFKDVFLGEAPAKAPRVADTQRCLRVSGKHNDLEEVGIDTYHHTMFEMLGNWSFGDYFKKDAIAWSWELLTEVYKLDKDRLYVTYFEGDEKEGLEKDTETYDLWKQYVDEAHILPGNKKDNFWEMGETGPCGPCSEIHFDSRPDNERAEVSGATLVNADHDQVIEIWNNVFMQFNRLKDTSLQPLPNKHVDTGMGFERLVRVLQGKTSNYDTDVFQPMIQFIAKKSGKTYNSAAKPGDADWNDAVAMRVLADHIRAISFAIADGQLPASNKAGYVIRRILRRAVRYSYQTLGFKEPFFNELVPLLAEQFKGVFDELWSQKDFVQKVVKEEEIGFLRTLDNGITKFGEFTSLLAEMSSSNYTEDADLQKIVRKILSGQRAFELSDTYGFPIDLTELMAREKGWTVDIDGFNAALQAQKDRSRAATAIDTGDWILVKEEDEAVEFTGYDETETIAHIIKYRKVTAKGKEQFQIVLDKTPFYAESGGQVGDQGELIFPNGEIIEVTDTKKENGLIVQFTDKLPSTPEDALTAMVDATKRDSTNNNHSATHLLHAAMKQVLGSHVNQKGSLVNADYLRFDFSHFAKVTDDELAQIEAIVNQKIRENIYLQEERNVPYDQAISSGVTALFGEKYGDFVRVITFDASFSKELCGGTHVKATGHIGYFKIISESAVAAGVRRIEAITGIAAENYINEQTKLVQQVKELLKNPKDIGKSIESLLEENNRLKKEIEKSILEKSSGLKDELAKKVENINGINFIAHKVELPNADAVKNLAYNLKDIVSDLFLVLAANIDGKPNITVMIAENLVKDKGLNAGSIVRELAKEIQGGGGGQPFYATAGGKDLSGLDKALEKARGFVA is encoded by the coding sequence ATGACAGCTACCCAGATCCGCCAGGCATTCCTTGATTTTTTTGTTTCTAAGGGACACGTGATTGTGCCCAGCGCACCTATCGTGATTAAAAACGACCCAACGCTGATGTTTACCAACGCGGGGATGAACCAGTTTAAAGATGTGTTCCTGGGCGAGGCACCCGCCAAAGCCCCGCGCGTGGCCGATACGCAACGCTGCCTGCGGGTTAGCGGAAAGCACAACGATCTGGAAGAGGTAGGCATCGACACCTATCACCATACCATGTTCGAGATGCTGGGTAACTGGAGCTTTGGCGATTACTTTAAAAAAGATGCCATTGCCTGGAGCTGGGAATTGCTGACCGAAGTGTACAAGCTGGATAAGGACCGCCTTTACGTAACCTATTTTGAAGGCGACGAAAAAGAAGGCCTGGAAAAAGATACCGAGACTTACGACCTGTGGAAACAGTATGTAGATGAGGCACATATCCTCCCCGGTAATAAAAAGGACAACTTTTGGGAGATGGGTGAAACCGGCCCCTGCGGACCGTGCTCGGAAATTCATTTCGACAGTCGCCCGGATAATGAGCGTGCGGAAGTAAGCGGCGCCACGCTGGTAAATGCCGACCACGACCAGGTTATCGAGATCTGGAATAACGTGTTCATGCAGTTTAACCGTTTGAAGGATACTTCGCTGCAACCATTACCAAATAAGCATGTGGATACCGGAATGGGCTTTGAGCGCTTGGTGCGTGTATTGCAGGGAAAAACTTCCAATTACGATACCGACGTTTTTCAGCCGATGATTCAGTTCATTGCAAAGAAAAGCGGTAAGACCTACAACAGCGCTGCCAAACCGGGTGATGCCGATTGGAACGATGCTGTAGCTATGCGTGTTCTGGCCGATCATATCCGTGCGATCAGCTTCGCGATTGCAGATGGGCAATTACCGGCAAGTAACAAGGCGGGCTATGTCATCCGCCGAATCCTGCGCCGTGCGGTGCGTTACAGCTATCAAACCCTTGGATTTAAAGAGCCTTTCTTTAACGAACTGGTGCCTTTGTTAGCTGAGCAATTTAAAGGGGTGTTTGATGAATTGTGGAGTCAGAAGGATTTTGTGCAGAAGGTAGTCAAAGAGGAAGAAATCGGGTTTTTACGCACGCTTGATAACGGAATAACTAAATTCGGTGAGTTTACCAGTCTTCTAGCGGAAATGAGTAGCTCAAATTACACTGAAGATGCAGATTTGCAAAAGATTGTTCGTAAAATCTTATCTGGACAAAGGGCTTTTGAATTATCGGACACCTATGGTTTTCCAATAGACTTGACGGAGTTGATGGCTCGCGAGAAAGGTTGGACTGTCGATATTGATGGTTTTAACGCTGCTCTCCAAGCCCAAAAAGACCGCTCCCGCGCAGCTACCGCCATTGATACCGGGGACTGGATCCTCGTGAAAGAGGAGGACGAAGCGGTTGAGTTTACCGGTTATGACGAAACGGAGACGATTGCACATATTATTAAATACCGCAAAGTTACGGCTAAGGGAAAAGAACAGTTCCAGATCGTGCTGGATAAAACACCTTTCTATGCGGAAAGCGGCGGACAGGTAGGGGATCAGGGTGAGCTCATCTTTCCGAACGGGGAGATCATCGAAGTAACGGATACCAAAAAAGAGAACGGCCTGATCGTTCAATTCACAGATAAATTGCCGTCGACCCCGGAGGATGCTTTAACGGCGATGGTGGATGCCACCAAACGGGATAGCACCAACAATAACCACAGCGCCACGCACTTGCTCCATGCCGCTATGAAACAGGTATTGGGCAGCCACGTTAACCAAAAAGGCTCGTTGGTAAACGCCGATTACCTGAGGTTCGATTTTTCGCACTTTGCTAAAGTGACAGATGATGAACTGGCACAGATAGAGGCCATCGTCAACCAAAAGATCCGCGAGAATATCTATTTGCAAGAGGAGCGCAACGTGCCGTACGACCAAGCGATCAGTAGCGGCGTAACAGCCCTGTTCGGTGAAAAATATGGCGACTTTGTAAGGGTGATCACCTTTGATGCATCGTTCAGTAAAGAGCTTTGTGGTGGCACGCATGTAAAGGCAACAGGTCACATCGGTTACTTTAAGATCATCTCGGAAAGTGCTGTGGCAGCAGGTGTCCGCCGGATTGAAGCCATTACCGGCATCGCGGCAGAAAACTACATCAACGAGCAAACCAAACTGGTACAACAGGTTAAAGAACTGCTGAAGAACCCGAAAGACATCGGCAAAAGCATAGAGAGCCTGTTGGAAGAAAACAACCGATTGAAGAAAGAAATAGAGAAATCTATCCTTGAGAAATCATCCGGTTTAAAAGATGAACTGGCTAAAAAGGTGGAGAATATTAACGGCATTAACTTCATCGCCCATAAGGTAGAATTGCCGAATGCCGATGCGGTGAAAAACCTTGCCTATAACCTTAAGGATATCGTGTCAGACCTGTTCCTGGTACTTGCTGCTAATATCGACGGCAAACCCAACATCACGGTGATGATTGCCGAAAACCTGGTAAAAGACAAAGGGCTCAATGCAGGAAGCATCGTACGCGAACTGGCCAAAGAGATCCAGGGTGGTGGAGGTGGTCAGCCGTTTTATGCTACAGCAGGCGGTAAGGATTTGAGCGGACTGGATAAGGCATTGGAAAAGGCCCGGGGATTTGTAGCATAG